The Polyangium mundeleinium genome contains the following window.
GAGCCCCTTCAGCTCGACGACCTTCCCCTTGCCGCCAAGGACCTTTTTGATCCATTCGCCAGCCGCGCGCCCGATCTTCTTGTTGTCCGCACCAATGAACGTCGTGTACCGCTCCCCGAGCACGGCCCGATCGAGCACGAGGACGGGGATGCCCGCGTCAAACGCTTTCCCGATCGGCTCGGTGAGCGGCTGGGCCTCCTTGGGGCTCACGAAGAGCACGTCGACCTTCGCGGAGGCGAGCTCTTCCACGTGCGCCCGCTGCTTGAGCGTGTCGTTCTGCGCGTCCTTGAAGATCACCTCGATCTCGGGGTGCTCCTTGGCCGCGGCGGCGATGTCGGCGTTCATCTGCACACGCCAGGGCTCGCCGAGGTTGCATTGCGACATCCCGATCACGAACCGGGCCTTTTTGGGTCCCTTTGGTTCCCGCTCGCAGCCCGAGGCGAGGACGAGGGACGTGAAGAGAAACGAGCGACGTGTGAAGAAAGGCCCATCGAGCGACATATCCTTGTGACCTCCGGGCGGCCCTCCGCGCGCCCCTCAAGTGTTTTTCTGCGCCACCGCCGCGACAATCACGATGGCGCCCGTGAGCATCAGTCGGCTCGCCTCCGGCACGGCATTGATGCTGAGGATCTTGTCGAGGTACCCGATGGTCAGCACGCCGAGCAGCGTGAGTCCCATGCCCCCGCGGCCGCCTTTGAGGCTCGTGCCGCCGATGACGACCATTGCAATCGCCGTGAGCTCGTAGGTGACGCCGGCCTCGGGGTCGCCCTGCTGCTCCTGCGCGGCCTGGCAAATGCCCGCGGCGGCCGCGCAGACGCCGGAGATCACGTAGGCGAGGATCTTCGTGGCGCGCACGGGGACCCCGGACAATCGCGCGGCCTCCTCGTTCCCCCCGACGGCATAAAGGTACCGGCCGAGCCGATGGCGGGCGCACACGACGCCCACGATCGCGGCGATGGCGAGGAAGACCAGCGTGACGGCGGCGACGTGGCCGCCGAGGACCTGGGCGTCGAGCGCGCGAAAGAGCGGCGGGACCTCGACGTACCGGAGGACGCCGTCCGGTCCGGGGACGGCCGTCGCGACCTTCGTGCCTCCGCTCGTCGTCTTCGCGAGGCCACGGGCGAAGACCATCATCGCAAGCGTCGCGACGAAGGGCTGCACCCGGGCAAACGCGACGACGGAGCCCGAAGCCGCCCCGCACGCGGCGCCCATCCCGAGCACGAGGAGCACGGAGAGCCACGCCGGCTCGCCCGCGTGAATGCTGAGTTTCGCGGCGACGACGGCCGAGAGGCCGAGCACGCTGCCGACGGAGAGATCGATCCCGCCCGCGAGGATCACGGGGAGCAGGCCACAAGCGAGGATGCCGACGACCGAGGCCTGCCGGAGCGCGCCCTGGTGCGTGCCGAGGCGGAAGAAGGCGCCTTCCGCGGGGAAGAGGACGCCGAGGGCGAGGACGAGCGCGAGCGAGAACAGGGCACGCGCGAGGGAGGCGTGGTGCCACGCACCGGGTTTTCCGGGCGAACGCGGGGCGGGCGTTTCGAGGCTTTGGGGGGTTTCGCTCATGCGCGCGCCTCGTCGTGGCCCATGGCGAGGGCGAGCAGCGCGGCCGGGGTCGCTTCGGCCCGCGCCACGTCGGCCGCGATCCGGCCTCGTCGGAGCACGAGGACGCGGTCCGCGAGCGCGGCAATCTCGCGCGCGTCCGAGCCCGCCACGAGGACGGCCGCGCCCGCGGCGGCGAGCGCGCGGAGCTTTGCGTGAATCTCGGCCTTCGCGCCGATGTCGACGCCGCGCGTGGGTTCGTCGCAAAGCAGGACGCGGGGCGCTTCGAGCAGCCATTTCCCGAGCACGACCTTTTGCTGGTTGCCGCCCGAGAGCGTGGCCGCGTCCATGGCGAGGGCCTCGGGCCGGAGGCCCACGTCCGCCGCCATCGCGAGGGCCGCGCGGCGCTCGCGCGCCGGGCGCAGCCATCCGAGCGGCGAGAGCGCAGGGAGCTTGACGAGGGTCCCATTGTGCTCGGCCGTCATGCCAGGCACGAGGCCCATGGTTTTCCGGTCCGCGGGGACGAACGCGACGCCGAGCGCCCTCGCCTCGCGCGGGGATCCCATCCGCACGGGCACGGACGAGAGCCGCACCACTTTCGCCCGCGCGCGCGCGCCGAGCGCCCCCGAGAGCCCGAGCAAGAGCTCACTCGCGCCCGCGCCCGAGAGCCCAAAGAGCCCGACGATCTCGCCCGCGAACACCACGAACGAGGCCCGATCGACGAGGGGCCTTTCGCCGTCGGTCGAATCCACGGAAAACGCCTCGACCGCGAGCCGCTCTTCACGCGTCGACGGTGAAACCGGCAACCCCTCGGCCGGCGCATGCCGCGGTCCGAGCATCCAAGCGACGACCTGATCGAGCGGGACCTCGCCCACCCGCGCGGAGCCAACGACACGGCCGTCGCGCAGGACCGTGAGTCGATCGGCAATCCGCTCGATCTCTTCCATGCGATGCGAGACATACACGAGGGCGACGCCGCGCGCGCGGAGGCCGGCGATGAGCTCGAAGAGCCGATCGATCGCAGGCCCCGCGAGCGAGCTCGTCGGCTCGTCCATGATGAGCACCCGCGCGCCACGGCCGAGGGCCCGCGCGACTTCAACGAGCTGCCGCTCGGGGAGCGAGAGGCGCTCGACGAGCATGTCGGGGTCGAGATCGAGGCCGACCTCGGCAAGAATCCGCGCGGCGCGGGCGCGCTCTTGCCGGCGGTCGATGAAGCCAAACCGACCGAGCGGTCGCTCGACGAAGAGGTTTTCCGCGATCGAGAGCGCCGGCAGGAGCGAGAGCTCCTGATGAATGACGGCGATCCCGAGCGCGCCCGCGTGCGCCGGGGAGCGGGGACGAGCGGGCCGGCCGTCGAGGGAAATCGAGCCTCCGTGGTCCGTGTACACACCGGCGAGGATCTTGAGCAGCGTGCTCTTGCCCGCGCCATTCTCCCCGAGGAGCGCGTGGACTTCGCCTGCGTGGAGGTCGAGCGAGACCCCGTCGAGGACGGTGGCCCGGCCAAATCGCTTGGAGATGTGCTCCATGCGGACGACGGGGGCGGAAGCTCGATCGGGCTCAGCCATACGGACGTGGGAAGGGTAGTGCGAGGTGGAGCGGTACGGAAGGGGCGAAGGGCACGGCGCGGCGAGGACGCTGCAATGCCCAGGGCGGTATGCCGACCGAGGAAGCGAGACGGGGGGAGGATCGGGTCCGCGACGCAAGGTCGTACGACCTGAGGGGAGACCCTTGCCAATGCTGCACGTGCATTGCGACGTCTGCGTGCATCCGGCCGACGGAGAAACGCGAGCGAGGCCGCGAGGCGCAGTGGGGGGATTGACGTGCTCCGTGCGGACGTGTAAGGGAAGTGCGCGTAGAAATCGAATGGCTTGTGAACGTGGGGGTCTGAAATGCTTTCTACGCCCAAGCGCCTGCTCTTGGCTGCGCTGCTCGTGCACGCGGCTTTACATCTCCCGGCGGCCTTCACGCGGCAGCACATGGAATTCGACGATGCTTGTAGCTACGTCGAGGCAGCCGGTCACCAGGGGGACTACGCGCGCACCGTTCCTCAGGGGCTCCCGCCCGCGGGATCCTGGGTGCCGGCGGCCACGTGGAAGCAAATGCTCACGCCGGACGAGCCGCTCGTGTTCCGCACGATCGCCGAGGATCTCGGTCGTTATGACATTCATCCGCCGCTCTATTTCTGGCTTCTGCACCTTGGATTGCTCGGGGCCGGGTTTCATCTGTGGGTGGGGCCGCTCGTCAACCTCGGGTTCGACATCCTTTCCATCTTCGCACTGTACGCATTGGCCCGCCGCGTCCTCGGCGACGAAAGGAAGGCCGGGCTCGCGGCGCTGTTGTGGAGCGTGAGCCCAGGCCCTCTTCTGGCCGCTCTCGAGGCGCGGCAATACAGTCTTTTCGCTTTGGTCAGCATTTTGTTCGTCAGGAGCGTGCTCGATTTTCTCGAGGACGGCGCGCGGCTACGTCCTCGCTCGGCCTTGTGGCTCTGCTTCGTGACGTGGCTCGGGTTGCTCACGCAGTACCAGTTCGCGATCCTCGTCGGCGCGGCAGGCGTCCTGCTCGTCCTGAAGCAAGCGAGGCGGGACCCGAGACGCCTCGCCGTGGCGCTCGGCGCGCTCGCGGCAGGCGCCGCGCTGATGCTGCCGATGCACGAGCTCGTGCTCGCGTCCTTCCAACAGCAGCAACGCCAGCTCCTTCCCTTCGATTGGAACGCGCTGTTCGTGCGAATCACCAGCGTGTTCGCCGCGCCGAGCACGTTCTTCGTCATGGGTTTGGCCCAGCAGGTCCTTTGGGTGGCGGCCGCATCGGCGGGCTTGGTCGGGCTGCGGCGTTCGCTGCGGCGGCGAAACGAGACGTTTCGCGCGGCGTTCTCCCGCCTCGAACCGCCGGTGCAGCATGTCTTTCTGCTGCTGTCCGTCTCGCTCGGAGTCGCCACGATCGCCTTCCTCGGCTTTCGAACGCCGGCCTGGGTGATGCAAGGGAAATACCTCGCCTGGGCGCATCCCATGATCGCCTGCTTGCTCGTTCGCGCCCTTCACGCGTTCCAGCCGTCGTCGATACGGCGGTTTTTGTATCTCGTGGGGCTGATTCTCCTGGGCAATGCCCTCTGGCTCGACGGGCAGCGCATCCGGCAGGCCCATAGGATCGCCGAGGCCCGGCGCAACGTCGCGAGCGTGGATCGGGTCGTCTTCGATTCGGGCTCGCGTGGGCTTTTTTTCCCTGCGATGTTGCAATTGCCTGACGACACGCTCGTCTTTGCGGCCCCGGCGAAGGTGCTGCTGGATGCGCCGGAGCGCTGGCTGCCGGAGCTCTCGGAGCGTTCCCTCTGGATCCACGACCCTGGCGGCGCAGCGATGATGACCCCAGCGCGCATGGAGGGGTTGCTCCAGGGTCGACTCGGCTTCGCCCCGAAGGAGGGGCCGTTATGGCCCCGCCAAGTGGCCTATCCCTTTGGTCCGCCCCCGGCGCGAAAGGCGCAGCAGGAGCCGTAGGGGTGCGGGGCCAAGCCCCGCGCTTCGCCTCTCAACCCTCTCGAACCGCCGCTTCCACGAGCGCGCGGCCGAGCGGCATCACGACGTCGTCCATCGCCCGGACGAAGGCAGCGCGGGCGTCCGCGCAGGGCACGTGGCCATGCGCCGCAGCCACGTCAGGCGCGAGCTGGGGCTCCGCGGGCGGCGACGGCAGGCGGCCCGCGGCGTCGCGGAACGCTCGCGCGACGGCGTCGCGCACGGGCGCCCCGCCTGCCGCAATCGCGAAGGAGACGACGCGGAACGCGAGCTCTGCGTGGCGCGCCTCGTCCTCCGCGATGCCCGCGAGCACGCGGCGCACGGCTGGATCCGACGCGCGCTCGGCCTGCTCGGCCGCGAGCACCGCCGCGAGCGTCTCGCCCACGGCGCCCTCGATCACGGTGGAGACCGCGAGCTCCACGAGGCCCTCGTCGAGCGGGAGCGAGAGCGCCTCGGGCAAACCCCGGGGCGCGACGGGCGCGCCGCGATACGCCGCCGCGAGCGAGAGCGAGAGCCGCGCATGCCGCACCTCGTCGAGCGCGGCTTCATGTGCGGCTCGCACGAGCGACGCGTCGGCCCCGTGCGCGAGCAGCGCGAGGGCGAGGCGCGAGAATGCGGCGACCGAGGCGTGCTCGAAGAGCCCGTCGCGGATCCAGCGCTCCGCGAGCACCTCGCGCGCCTCGGCGGAGAGGCCCTCGACGTTCGGCGCGAGCGGCTCGTCGGACCAACCCCGCCGCGCAGCCTCGACGGGCGCGACCACGGGGCCATCCTCGGCGCGGAGCGGCCGGCCGACGGCGCATGCGACCTCGATCGTGGTGTCGTAACAGCAGAAGCCATTGCCGCTCGGATCGGGCTTCGGGCCAGCGTCGACCGAGTGCAGGCAGGAGCAGATGTCGAGGGTTTCCGCGATGGCGCCGTGGGCCTCGTTCGTCGAGGGGCAGGTCAAGCCTGTCGAAGGGAAGCACGCGAGGAACGACGTGAGCGTTCCAGTGCCCTCGCACGCGGGGATACCCGTGGAGCTCGACGTCGCGTCCGTCGTCGAGTTGGTGCTGCTCGTGCCACCTGCGCCGCCTGCGCCCGTGGACTCACTGTCGACGACGACCTTCGCGCCGCAGCCGACGAACGCGACAGGCGCGGCGAGCGTGATTCCGAGCGCGGCCGCGACGCGGTACGCGAGTGTTCTCCGAAAGATAAGCGAGCTGTCCATCGCCGCATGATACATGACGAGGCGCCCATGCAACGTCCTCTGCTCGTCACGATCACGTTCAGCCACTACTGCGAGAAGGCCCGGTGGACGCTTGATCACGCGGGCATCCCCTACCGCGAGTCCGGGCACCTGCCCGCGTTCCACATGCTCGCCGTGCGCCGCGCGGGCGGGCATCGCAGCGTGCCCGCGCTCATCACGGACGAGGGCGCGATCAACGACTCGACGGACATCGCGAAGTGGGCCGCTCAAAAAGCGCCCGCCGCGCAGCTCTACGGGACGAACGACGCCGAGCGCCGGGAGATCGAGGCGCTCGAGGATCACTTCGACGAGCATTTCGGGCCGCACACCCGGCGATGGATGTACTTCCACATGCTGCCGGACAAGGGCCTCGTGCTCGGCCTCTCGGCCAAGCAAAACGCGCCGGCGCTGGAGAAACGCCTGCTCCCGGTTTTCTTCCCCGTCGTCCGCCCCGCGATGCGCAAGGCCATGCGCATCACACCCGACGGCGCCGCGCGTTCGCTCCGCAAGATCGAGGCGATGTTCGCCGAGGTCGGCAAGAAGCTCGAAGACGGTCGACCCTTCCTGGTGGGCGACACGCTCACGATGGCGGACATCACGTTCGCGAGCCTCGCAGCGGTGGTCCTGGCCCCTCCGGAGTACGGCGCGCCGCTCTGCCCGATCGAGACGCTGCCGCAGGAGCCCGGCTCGCACATGCGCGCCTGGCAAGAGCTGCCCGCGGGGAAGTTCGTGGCGCGCATGTTTCGGGACCACCGAGCCCCCGCGCGCGCTTGAAGGTCGACGCC
Protein-coding sequences here:
- a CDS encoding ABC transporter permease, with the translated sequence MSETPQSLETPAPRSPGKPGAWHHASLARALFSLALVLALGVLFPAEGAFFRLGTHQGALRQASVVGILACGLLPVILAGGIDLSVGSVLGLSAVVAAKLSIHAGEPAWLSVLLVLGMGAACGAASGSVVAFARVQPFVATLAMMVFARGLAKTTSGGTKVATAVPGPDGVLRYVEVPPLFRALDAQVLGGHVAAVTLVFLAIAAIVGVVCARHRLGRYLYAVGGNEEAARLSGVPVRATKILAYVISGVCAAAAGICQAAQEQQGDPEAGVTYELTAIAMVVIGGTSLKGGRGGMGLTLLGVLTIGYLDKILSINAVPEASRLMLTGAIVIVAAVAQKNT
- a CDS encoding sugar ABC transporter ATP-binding protein; amino-acid sequence: MEHISKRFGRATVLDGVSLDLHAGEVHALLGENGAGKSTLLKILAGVYTDHGGSISLDGRPARPRSPAHAGALGIAVIHQELSLLPALSIAENLFVERPLGRFGFIDRRQERARAARILAEVGLDLDPDMLVERLSLPERQLVEVARALGRGARVLIMDEPTSSLAGPAIDRLFELIAGLRARGVALVYVSHRMEEIERIADRLTVLRDGRVVGSARVGEVPLDQVVAWMLGPRHAPAEGLPVSPSTREERLAVEAFSVDSTDGERPLVDRASFVVFAGEIVGLFGLSGAGASELLLGLSGALGARARAKVVRLSSVPVRMGSPREARALGVAFVPADRKTMGLVPGMTAEHNGTLVKLPALSPLGWLRPARERRAALAMAADVGLRPEALAMDAATLSGGNQQKVVLGKWLLEAPRVLLCDEPTRGVDIGAKAEIHAKLRALAAAGAAVLVAGSDAREIAALADRVLVLRRGRIAADVARAEATPAALLALAMGHDEARA
- a CDS encoding glycosyltransferase family 39 protein; the protein is MLSTPKRLLLAALLVHAALHLPAAFTRQHMEFDDACSYVEAAGHQGDYARTVPQGLPPAGSWVPAATWKQMLTPDEPLVFRTIAEDLGRYDIHPPLYFWLLHLGLLGAGFHLWVGPLVNLGFDILSIFALYALARRVLGDERKAGLAALLWSVSPGPLLAALEARQYSLFALVSILFVRSVLDFLEDGARLRPRSALWLCFVTWLGLLTQYQFAILVGAAGVLLVLKQARRDPRRLAVALGALAAGAALMLPMHELVLASFQQQQRQLLPFDWNALFVRITSVFAAPSTFFVMGLAQQVLWVAAASAGLVGLRRSLRRRNETFRAAFSRLEPPVQHVFLLLSVSLGVATIAFLGFRTPAWVMQGKYLAWAHPMIACLLVRALHAFQPSSIRRFLYLVGLILLGNALWLDGQRIRQAHRIAEARRNVASVDRVVFDSGSRGLFFPAMLQLPDDTLVFAAPAKVLLDAPERWLPELSERSLWIHDPGGAAMMTPARMEGLLQGRLGFAPKEGPLWPRQVAYPFGPPPARKAQQEP
- a CDS encoding ferritin-like domain-containing protein, with the translated sequence MDSSLIFRRTLAYRVAAALGITLAAPVAFVGCGAKVVVDSESTGAGGAGGTSSTNSTTDATSSSTGIPACEGTGTLTSFLACFPSTGLTCPSTNEAHGAIAETLDICSCLHSVDAGPKPDPSGNGFCCYDTTIEVACAVGRPLRAEDGPVVAPVEAARRGWSDEPLAPNVEGLSAEAREVLAERWIRDGLFEHASVAAFSRLALALLAHGADASLVRAAHEAALDEVRHARLSLSLAAAYRGAPVAPRGLPEALSLPLDEGLVELAVSTVIEGAVGETLAAVLAAEQAERASDPAVRRVLAGIAEDEARHAELAFRVVSFAIAAGGAPVRDAVARAFRDAAGRLPSPPAEPQLAPDVAAAHGHVPCADARAAFVRAMDDVVMPLGRALVEAAVREG
- a CDS encoding glutathione S-transferase family protein, with the protein product MQRPLLVTITFSHYCEKARWTLDHAGIPYRESGHLPAFHMLAVRRAGGHRSVPALITDEGAINDSTDIAKWAAQKAPAAQLYGTNDAERREIEALEDHFDEHFGPHTRRWMYFHMLPDKGLVLGLSAKQNAPALEKRLLPVFFPVVRPAMRKAMRITPDGAARSLRKIEAMFAEVGKKLEDGRPFLVGDTLTMADITFASLAAVVLAPPEYGAPLCPIETLPQEPGSHMRAWQELPAGKFVARMFRDHRAPARA